The proteins below are encoded in one region of Ostrea edulis chromosome 3, xbOstEdul1.1, whole genome shotgun sequence:
- the LOC125675913 gene encoding uncharacterized protein LOC125675913 isoform X1, whose amino-acid sequence MSCISGVLISLGLVAVLTTDIGYGHEDNWQLIFHAVKGNGQSVLNAWNTKAPPQCTPNNGCLPPGFKLDHWRDNAKHLRSPLIDQWESLSIKKIRVELGGQGKTLAFLEFDGSGSNDKDWFSKSRLLHSSWADLKTAKTNHFSIRGDERDRNPIKRHFFVNQRYAGCPNDFGWFVVLDRTNEVCSWAKKGKAPAFLYSRGSQVVNWNQSKRFLKYYGFIRFHCCYLL is encoded by the exons atgtcGTGTATTTCCGGTGTGTTGATTTCGCTGGGTCTGGTTGCAGTTTTGACTACAGATATCGGATATGGACATGAAGATA ATTGGCAACTAATATTTCATGCAGTTAAAGGTAATGGTCAATCTGTCCTCAACGCCTGGAACACAAAGGCTCCACCCCAATGTACTCCTAATAATGGCTGCCTTCCTCCGGGTTTTAAGCTGGATCACTGGAGGGATAATGCAAAACATCTACGAAGTCCTCTTATTGATCAGTGGGAGTCACTCAGTATTAAGAAG ATCAGAGTGGAGCTTGGTGGGCAGGGGAAAACATTAGCATTCTTGGAATTTGATGGAAGTGGAAGCAACGACAAAGACTGGTTTAGCAAGTCCAGACTTCTCCATAGTAGTTGGGCCGATCTCAAGACCGCCAAAACAAACCACTTTTCTATAAGAGG AGACGAAAGAGatagaaatcctataaaaaggCACTTCTTTGTTAATCAACGTTATGCCGGATGTCCTAATGATTTTGGATGGTTCGTAGTCTTAGACAGAACCAATGAAGTATGTTCATGGGCAAAGAAAGGAAAAGCACCAGCGTTTTTGTATAGCAGGGGCTCACAAGTTGTAAATTGGAACCAAAGTAAGCGGTTCTTAAAATATTATGGTTTCATTAGATTCCATTGCTGTTATCTTTTGTGA
- the LOC125675913 gene encoding uncharacterized protein LOC125675913 isoform X2 yields the protein MSCISGVLISLGLVAVLTTDIGYGHEDNWQLIFHAVKGNGQSVLNAWNTKAPPQCTPNNGCLPPGFKLDHWRDNAKHLRSPLIDQWESLSIKKIRVELGGQGKTLAFLEFDGSGSNDKDWFSKSRLLHSSWADLKTAKTNHFSIRGDERDRNPIKRHFFVNQRYAGCPNDFGWFVVLDRTNEVCSWAKKGKAPAFLYSRGSQVVNWNQSPGVADVMNVYIQAL from the exons atgtcGTGTATTTCCGGTGTGTTGATTTCGCTGGGTCTGGTTGCAGTTTTGACTACAGATATCGGATATGGACATGAAGATA ATTGGCAACTAATATTTCATGCAGTTAAAGGTAATGGTCAATCTGTCCTCAACGCCTGGAACACAAAGGCTCCACCCCAATGTACTCCTAATAATGGCTGCCTTCCTCCGGGTTTTAAGCTGGATCACTGGAGGGATAATGCAAAACATCTACGAAGTCCTCTTATTGATCAGTGGGAGTCACTCAGTATTAAGAAG ATCAGAGTGGAGCTTGGTGGGCAGGGGAAAACATTAGCATTCTTGGAATTTGATGGAAGTGGAAGCAACGACAAAGACTGGTTTAGCAAGTCCAGACTTCTCCATAGTAGTTGGGCCGATCTCAAGACCGCCAAAACAAACCACTTTTCTATAAGAGG AGACGAAAGAGatagaaatcctataaaaaggCACTTCTTTGTTAATCAACGTTATGCCGGATGTCCTAATGATTTTGGATGGTTCGTAGTCTTAGACAGAACCAATGAAGTATGTTCATGGGCAAAGAAAGGAAAAGCACCAGCGTTTTTGTATAGCAGGGGCTCACAAGTTGTAAATTGGAACCAAA GTCCAGGAGTTGCCGATGTGATGAACGTATATATCCAAGCACTATAG